AAGCGCCCAGCAAGTCATCCAGCCGACCAGAGCGACCAGGGTTTGCGGCAGGCTGGCGTGCAGGAGAACGCTGGCGCCGAGCGGCGGCAAGAACCACAGCCAGGCGAGCAGATAGCGGCAAAGCGCGCGCATCTGAGTCACCGCGCGACCGTCGCGGTCGACCAGCCGGATGTGCCAGGTCTTCATGGCCAAGGTCTGGCCCCGGGTCCAGAACCAGACGAAATAGATACCGAGCACCACGAAGAGAAAGGCCATCAGGGCGTGGCGATTGTCGAGTGCGTTGCGGGTCTGACTGAGGGCACCGAATAGATAGCCGGCGATGAACACCACGCCGAACAACAGCACACCTTCGTACAGCCAGGCGGCGAGGCGACGGGCGATGGACGGCGCGAGTTTCGGCAGGCTCTCCTGGGTCGCATCGGAAAGCCCGACGCGGCCGTCGGGATGCAGATCGGGGGTCATCTTCGGCTGGGCTCACTGCTCGTGACACATGGCAGCAGGGCGGATCGCTGGGGATCAGGGAGCCGGAAGATGCTGCGGGAGAAGCGTATTGTGATCGACCTCGGAGGCGGGAACGCCCACCCGGGGCGACCGACTCGGATCGGCGCCTGACGGCACCAGCCTGACCATGGTGGGCCCACGGGTCGCGCTGACTGGTGTCGCTACGCCCGGGCGGCGCGGCACGACCGTCGCGGCGAGCTTGTCGCGCTCTTCTCCGGTGAGGGCTTGGTAGGCCTCCCAGCGCGCCTTTTTTTGGTCAGGGTCGACCTTGCGCGCTTCAGCATAGTTCAACCGAGCCTGGTCGCGCTCTGGCGCACTGAGCCCTGCCCATGCACTCATGCGTTCATGCACCCGGCTTTTCTCATCGGCAGGCCAGGCGTTGAAATTGCGGGAAATGGCGATCCACTTGCGCCGGTGGCCCTCTGACAGGGTGGTCCAGTGGGGTGCCAGCGGTGCAAGCGCCTCGCGTTGCTCCTGCGTCAGCTCGTTCCAGGACGGTCGGGAAACGGCCGCCGCTGCGGTTGGAGTCGCGATGGGCACCGCTGACGGGCCTTTGGGCGACAAATGCGCCTGCGCCCAGGTGCCCTGAGCGCATGCCAGCAGCATGCCGACCGCGCCTGCAAGCGTTCCGACCGCGCGCGCGCAGTGGCGCACGCGGCGAGCCCAATGCGATGGAGCCAATTTGCGCATCAACATGGTGGCGAAAGTGCCTATCGTTCCTGCACTTCGTTGCCGCCTTGCAAGCCGTTGCGCAGGAATTCGATGAATCCCGGATCGGTGTAGGCGGAGGGGGGCAAGTCGTCGGTCAGCAAGGCGCTGTCGACCTCGACGAGTTCGCTCAAACGGTCTTCGTCCTGGAGCGCGTGGATCGTGATGAGCCCGCCGACGAGGACGAGGAGCGGCAGTGCGGTGGCCATGCGGCCCCAGAGACCCGGGCCGCCGCTGCCCAGTACGACCGCCGAAGTGCCGTTGGCGAAGACCGCCGAGGCCGTGCGGGCCCGGACGTTGGCCACCTTGCGTCGTGCCACGGCCTGCAGGCGGATGGATTTCAAGCGGGCGCGGATATCGGGGTTGAGGTTGCGTGCGCCGGCTTCCAGGCGGGCCGCGACCCGCTCGCCGAATTCGTCCTGCAGCTGCGCTTCGGTGATCTTGATCGTCGAATTCATAGTTTTATTCCCCTGGCTTTCAGCGCCGCGGCGAGGGCACGCACCGCGCGGGAGCAATGTGTCTTGACGCTGCCTTCGGAGCAGCCCATGGCGGATGCGGTTTCCGCTACATCCATTTCCTCCCAGTAACGCATCAGGAAAGCCTCGCGTTGACGTGTGGGAAGCTCTTGAATCTCGGATTCGATCTGGCGCAGTATTTCGGCGCGCGCGGTGGTGTCCTCGGCGCTTTCGGTGCGTTGGCTGCCGTCGTCGACGACCAGGGCTTCCAGCAAGTCGAAATCGCCGTCGTCGCCGGCCGACTCGAAGTCGCCCAGATTGGAAAACAGCGCATTGCGAGTCTTCTGGCGGCGGAACCAATCGAGGGTGCAATTCGACAGGATGCGCTGGAACAACATCGGCAGCTCTTCGGCCGGTCGGTCGGCGTAGTGCTCCGACAGGCGGAGCATGCTGTCCTGCACGATATCCAGCGCGGCTTCCTGGTCACGCACGTGGTAGACCGAGCGCTTGAAAGCGCGCGTTTCCACGCTGTGCAGGAAGTCGGATAGTTCTTTGTCTGATGCCAAGGCGGAACGGGTTGGGGCGACGCGGCACCGCCGAGCGGTGCGGTCACATTATTCCATCCCGCGATTTTTTGGGCCGGGCAGGGTGTTTCCGTGCCGCACAAGTGCAATAATGCGAGTTGCAAGTCAAACAGCAAACGGGCTTCGGTTTGGTGCGTCACATCGCCCTCATGGCCGCTAGTCCAAAGTTCCGACGCAACCTCACAAGGGTTCTGCGAAGGGGCACCCTAGGTTTTTCGTCAGAGAAATTCTCAAAGGTTCATCATGGAAATCTCCAAGGCCGAAATCAGCTCGGCAGCTGCGGCGTCCGCAGCATCCACCCCGTCCAGTCCCCAGCCAGATTCCGCCTCCATCGAGCTCATGGGCTCCGAAGTGCTGATGAAGGCGCTCCAGGCCGAAGGCGTCGAGTTCGTCTGGGGTTATCCGGGCGGCGCGGTGCTCTACATCTACGACGCGCTCTACAAGCAGGACGCCATCCAGCACGTGCTGGTGCGCCACGAGCAGGCGGCCGTCCACGCAGCCGACGGCTACGCGCGGGCTACCGGCAACGTCGGTGTGGCGCTGGTCACGTCCGGCCCGGGCCTGACGAACGCCGTGACCGGCATCGCCACCGCGTACATGGACTCGATTCCCATGGTGATCGTGAGTGGCCAGGTGCCCACGGCCGCCATCGGCCAGGACGCGTTTCAGGAATGCGACACCGTCGGCATTACCCGGCCCATCGTCAAGCACAACTTCCTCGTCAAGGACCCGCGCGATATCGCGATGACGATGAAGAAGGCCTTCCACATCGCGCGCACCGGCCGTCCCGGCCCGGTGGTGGTCGACATCCCGAAGGACGTTTCCTTTCGCAAGACCCCCTACGCCGGTTACCCGCAGACGGTGGAGATGCGTTCGTACAACCCGGTCAAGCGCGGTCACGGCGGCCAGATCCGCAAGGCGCTGCAGCTGCTGCTCAACGCCAAGCGCCCCTACATCTACACCGGCGGTGGCGTGCTGCTGGGCAATGCCTCCGACGAACTGCGCACCCTGGTCGACCTGCTCGGCTATCCGGTCACCAACACGCTGATGGGCCTGGGCGCCTACCCGGCGTCCGACCCGAAGTTCCTGGGCATGCTCGGCATGCACGGTACCTGGGAAGCCAACAACGCCATGCAGCACTGCGACGTGCTGCTGGCCGTCGGTGCACGCTTCGACGACCGGGTGATCGGCAACGTCAAGCATTTCGCGCAGAACGAACGCAAGATCATCCACATCGACATCGACCCCTCGTCGATCTCCAAGCGGGTGAAGGTCGACGTGCCGATCGTCGGTGACGTGAAGGACGTGCTGACCGAGCTGATCACCATGATCAAGGAGTCGTCGGCACAACCCGACGGCGGTGCGCTCAAGGCCTGGTGGGACACCATCGGCGAATGGCGCAGCCGAAAAAGCATGGCCTACAGCCTGGGCGCGGGCGACGTGATCAAGCCGCAGTACGTGGTCGAAACCCTCTGGAACATGACCAAGGACGCCGACACGTACATCACCTCGGACGTGGGCCAGCACCAGATGTGGGCGGCGCAGTACTACCGCTTCGACAAACCCCGCCGCTGGATCAATTCCGGCGGCCTGGGCACCATGGGCGTGGGCATTCCCTACGCCATGGGCGTGAAGATGGCCAAGCCGGAATCGGAGGTGTTCTGCATCACCGGCGAAGGCTCGGTGCAGATGTGCATCCAGGAGCTTTCCACCTGCCTGCAGTACGACACGCCGATCAAGATCTGCGCGTTGAACAATCGCTACCTGGGCATGGTGCGCCAGTGGCAGGAGATCGAATACTCCAGCCGCTATAGCCACAGTTACATGGACGCGCTGCCCAACTTCGTGAAACTGGCCGAAGCCTACGGGCACGTCGGCCTGCTGATCGAGCATCCGCGTGATGTCGAGCCCGCCCTGCGCGAGGCGCGGCGCCTGAAGGACCGCA
The nucleotide sequence above comes from Xylophilus sp. GOD-11R. Encoded proteins:
- a CDS encoding acetolactate synthase 3 catalytic subunit, with product MEISKAEISSAAAASAASTPSSPQPDSASIELMGSEVLMKALQAEGVEFVWGYPGGAVLYIYDALYKQDAIQHVLVRHEQAAVHAADGYARATGNVGVALVTSGPGLTNAVTGIATAYMDSIPMVIVSGQVPTAAIGQDAFQECDTVGITRPIVKHNFLVKDPRDIAMTMKKAFHIARTGRPGPVVVDIPKDVSFRKTPYAGYPQTVEMRSYNPVKRGHGGQIRKALQLLLNAKRPYIYTGGGVLLGNASDELRTLVDLLGYPVTNTLMGLGAYPASDPKFLGMLGMHGTWEANNAMQHCDVLLAVGARFDDRVIGNVKHFAQNERKIIHIDIDPSSISKRVKVDVPIVGDVKDVLTELITMIKESSAQPDGGALKAWWDTIGEWRSRKSMAYSLGAGDVIKPQYVVETLWNMTKDADTYITSDVGQHQMWAAQYYRFDKPRRWINSGGLGTMGVGIPYAMGVKMAKPESEVFCITGEGSVQMCIQELSTCLQYDTPIKICALNNRYLGMVRQWQEIEYSSRYSHSYMDALPNFVKLAEAYGHVGLLIEHPRDVEPALREARRLKDRTVFMDFRTDPTENVFPMVQAGKGITEMLLGSEDL
- a CDS encoding RNA polymerase sigma factor encodes the protein MASDKELSDFLHSVETRAFKRSVYHVRDQEAALDIVQDSMLRLSEHYADRPAEELPMLFQRILSNCTLDWFRRQKTRNALFSNLGDFESAGDDGDFDLLEALVVDDGSQRTESAEDTTARAEILRQIESEIQELPTRQREAFLMRYWEEMDVAETASAMGCSEGSVKTHCSRAVRALAAALKARGIKL
- a CDS encoding RDD family protein, with the translated sequence MTPDLHPDGRVGLSDATQESLPKLAPSIARRLAAWLYEGVLLFGVVFIAGYLFGALSQTRNALDNRHALMAFLFVVLGIYFVWFWTRGQTLAMKTWHIRLVDRDGRAVTQMRALCRYLLAWLWFLPPLGASVLLHASLPQTLVALVGWMTCWALASRLHPTRQFVHDALAGTRLITYRAPPRRPGR
- a CDS encoding DUF3619 family protein, with product MNSTIKITEAQLQDEFGERVAARLEAGARNLNPDIRARLKSIRLQAVARRKVANVRARTASAVFANGTSAVVLGSGGPGLWGRMATALPLLVLVGGLITIHALQDEDRLSELVEVDSALLTDDLPPSAYTDPGFIEFLRNGLQGGNEVQER
- a CDS encoding DUF3106 domain-containing protein, whose protein sequence is MLMRKLAPSHWARRVRHCARAVGTLAGAVGMLLACAQGTWAQAHLSPKGPSAVPIATPTAAAAVSRPSWNELTQEQREALAPLAPHWTTLSEGHRRKWIAISRNFNAWPADEKSRVHERMSAWAGLSAPERDQARLNYAEARKVDPDQKKARWEAYQALTGEERDKLAATVVPRRPGVATPVSATRGPTMVRLVPSGADPSRSPRVGVPASEVDHNTLLPQHLPAP